One stretch of Candidatus Neomarinimicrobiota bacterium DNA includes these proteins:
- the clpP gene encoding ATP-dependent Clp endopeptidase proteolytic subunit ClpP encodes MYIPMVVEQVGRGERAYDIYSRLLKERIVFIGGPVDDSVASIIIAQLLFLEADDPEKDINIYINCPGGSVTAGLAIYDTMKYVKPDCATMCMGQAASMGAVLLAAGSKTKRNILPNSRVMIHQPWGGVQGQASDIEIHAREILHHKDILNKIISNETGQKLSKIEKDTDRNFFMGAEESVKYGIVDQIMYRSGEKE; translated from the coding sequence ATGTATATACCGATGGTAGTAGAACAAGTCGGAAGAGGTGAGAGGGCGTATGATATTTATTCCCGCCTGCTCAAAGAGAGGATAGTGTTCATCGGAGGCCCGGTCGACGATAGTGTTGCAAGCATAATAATCGCGCAATTGCTGTTTCTCGAAGCGGACGACCCGGAAAAGGACATAAATATTTACATAAACTGCCCGGGCGGGAGCGTTACCGCAGGGCTGGCGATCTACGATACGATGAAGTATGTGAAACCCGATTGCGCTACGATGTGTATGGGACAGGCGGCAAGCATGGGAGCTGTTCTCCTCGCCGCGGGTTCTAAAACGAAGCGCAATATACTTCCGAATTCGCGGGTAATGATACATCAACCGTGGGGAGGTGTTCAGGGTCAGGCATCAGATATAGAAATTCATGCCAGGGAGATTCTCCATCATAAGGATATTTTGAATAAAATTATTTCTAATGAAACCGGTCAAAAGTTGTCGAAAATCGAGAAGGATACCGATAGGAATTTCTTCATGGGCGCGGAAGAATCTGTCAAGTATGGTATAGTGGACCAGATTATGTACCGTTCCGGGGAGAAGGAATAG